tggtgtggatcttggttggcctatggcccttagccacggtttatATCATTCTCCTAGATGTCttgatcgtgccatggtcaatcaaatggccattggaatgacacgagacatcgatcatagcataaacactacacacgcatgcacgttgctctcggttggacccttcggttgagttttggtgtgatgcggattgtggctggcctagggcccttagccatggttcatatcattccttgggatgttggtaagagtctttggtcggtggttcacgcccctaatggccgatagtctcgaaaccaacgcaagtcttgtagttgcacagcaactggaaattacagcaagttgctgtgtcgtttagaaggctcgtttgagttcttggttggcttttagcccatggccttggactggacagtgcctcattgagttgggaaggtcatgtttttgaccgttcatcattcggatcattttcgaggtcgtacgagaatttacggtgcaatgtgccaaattgactctcgaaagagcgtttcgtgttttggcctccaatccacctagatttcgaccctatcattttaggagcattattttataatttttcagcgtattttaatcatgactatacgtcggtttggtgtcggttcaggttggctcggagtcatgattaaatgcgaagtcattaggcgtcatagtcgcatcttttgaacgtaaattgcatagttggtcaagtttaagctattgcatattttcatggcacagttaagttgcagcgagcctggggatgatccaatccaatccagttggtaaaaattacaggaattttcattacgccagttaattattttacgtgcattaaatagaaaatgattatttttgagatttatgcgatatggcttgtggttcattcactatgtggaagtgttattttatacggtcgccagtgaccgatcagttcagtatggtaccacccggtcgccagtgaccggccagctcagttcagtttcagcctcctcgGTAGctagttaccgatcagttcagcttagtgcagtggccacaggcgtaaaacataatctcgacagaaaatttaatcagttatttcagtacaggctccaaggagcaaatatttttacagtgattttcagttcagttacgcacgtattataattgcttagtacagattattttcagcatgcctcaggacatgatattttatcccatgcatattttaaattcagatttttactcgttacctgcgatatatgcatgctgagtctttaggctcactagacttgattgttgtaggtactgatgaggccagggccgagggcggggaccagtgagccagcttgggtcggcagtagtggcacccgaggacctcagtgcagcagttgttattttattccgcaaacattttatcagtcgttggatatttttaaattgtgatttttggcaaactttattttcttccgctgcaatattttgaaatattgaacttgtttcactagtgattttatgaatgaggccacttaagtttttttaaaaagaaaatttttaattttccgcaaattttcaagaaaggagttttgggccctgtgaggcccggggccgaagagggcggggggtgatcgccggtgccatcagttgcacggagaatgagcggctcctggcaggcttctaggtggagggaacatgaatgaaccgacccacacgggaatgagagggattccgagactgttcaatgtaatggactgtacagttgaagagggcttaaaagatttgatttgtactactcatatcacgaagatgcatcttcttttcggtagctcatcacataagaactccaaagttaagcgtgcttgacttggggcaattttgggatgggtgacctcctgggaagttttccggggtgcgtgtgagtgaggacataagcacgctggaaagactcgtcttggtgcagtgaggacagtcgtcgaatcttggGCGTCATAGtttagaacccgtaaatcagtagacgtataagccatgcataattctagatttttaaatttaattgacttcattgcatgattattttaaatgcatttatttcaagttaattattcattatttcagttcagtagtttgatttttagcatttcagttatttcagtgaggccggaccggagtcggagttttgaggtagaatttaagattcgagaaatatttccagaagttaatttagctagcaagtaagttcatttaagttagtaagggaggtttgaggatttaatttaattatttgaggtgattaagaaatgagctcatttaagttatttaattaaggggttagctcactaaattatttaaaggattagtaaggctttcaaggattattagttgactagataaccatcacttcccactcattttataaGCATAATTTtggccccttagttgctaggcaactcaattgccaactcatcaaccttttgaaataatagcagcggaaaaaaataaagctttgccaacaataacaatttaaaaattatctaacgactgataaaaattgtttgcggaataaaataacaactgctgcactgaggtcctcgggtgccactactgccgacccaagctggctcactggtccccgccctcggccctggcctcatcagtacctacaacaatcaagtctagtgagcctaaagactcaacatgcatatatcgcaggtaacgagtaaaaatctgaatttaaaatatgcatgggataaaatatcatgtcctgaggcatgctgaaaataatctgtactgagcaattataatacgtgcgtaactgaactgaaaatcactgtaaaaatatttgctccttggagcctgtactgaaataactgataaaattttctgtcgagattatgttttacgcctggggccactgcactaagccgaactgatcggtaactggctaccggggaggctgaaactgaactgagctggccggtcactggcgaccgggtggtaccatactgaactgatcggtcactggcgaccgtataaaataacactcccacatagtgaatgaaccacaagccatatcgcataaatctaaaaaataatcattttctatttaatgcacgtaaaacaattgactggcataatgaaaaatcctgtaattttaccaaatggattggattggatcgtccccaggctcgctgcaacctaaatgggctatgaaaaatatgcaatagcttaaacatgaccaactacgcaatttacgttcaaaagatgcgactatgatgcctaatgacttcgcatttaatcatgactccgagccaacctgaaccgacaccaaaccgacgtatagtcatgattaaaatacgctgaaaaatcataaaataatgctcctaaaatgatagggtcgaaatctaggtggaatggtggccaaaacacgaaacgctctttcgagagtcaatttggcacatcgcaccataaattctcgtacgacctcaaaaatgatccaaatgacaaacggtcaaaaacatgaccttcctaactcaatgaggcactggccagtccaaggccatgggctaaaagccaaccaagaactcaaacgagccttctaaacgacacagcaacttgctgtaaatttccagcagctgcacacccgtgtaacttgtgttgttttcgagactaccggccattggggcgtgaaccaccgaccagagactcttaccaacatcccaaggaatgatttgaaccatggataagggccctaggccagtcacaatccgcatcacaccataaatcaaccgaagggtccaaccgagagccaacgtgcatgcgtgtgtagtgttttgcttagatcgatgtcttgcgtcgttccaatggccatttgatttatcatggcacgatctagacatctaggagcatgatatgaaccatggctaagggccataggccaaccaagatccataccaagcaacaaaagaaacaaaaccatatgctgaaaaatggaaggggccgaatgggggaaggggctgttcttgttgatttgattaaaaccgatgcaccatggaccaagacaccaaaagggcgacttagtcacgtcttagacatgctaggggagtgatccaaccatggctaagagcccttagggaagccaagatcagatcaaaccctcatgacaggaaactgaaattttcgaactcaaaaagggacacaaatggtgttgctgtcatttcttttgctttccagcgagcatggggtgaaaccgatggacaaatgtggtcctaatgcatcctattacatgtatataagtcgccttgggagcctggagtcgatccgatacctgaaactcacaaaccaaaagaaaccgtgaagcttgccaaggaaaattcgaaaattctgcatgtgtagTTTCAAAATGtattgacatgtatctcggtttttgcttgataaaacatgatcatatactgaaaaataattgataatatgacttgattgaggtttgaaagaaatctagacatgcctggttttgtttcgaaagaaaacgaacgaaacgacgacgacgcggcacggaggagatggagcgcttcttgtctacctttcttgctctcgatttttcttgccttccctctagctaagactcacgatttttctacactgaaaatggatctgaatgatgaggtatttcggtggtgagggaggggagataagtggttatgaggggtgaggaggatggtgcaagatataaggatcatatcaagaccaagtcttcatgcatttgaattttgaatttgaattgctatcaaatgatatgtgggatggttctagaatgtaagtggccgaaatctctcttgtttctagactaggatatgtccattaattaattaaattgtgctcccaaaaatcctagaattatcctacaacttacatgcaaagaaatggtcaaaaggttgatgagttggcaattgagttgcctagcaactaaggggccaaaattatgctaataatatgagtgggaagtgatggttatctagtcaactaataatccttgaaagccttactaattctttaaataatttagtgagctaaccccttaattaaataacttaaatgagctcatttcttaatcacctcaaataattaaattaaatcctcaaacctcccttactaacttaaatgaacatacttgctagctaaattaacttctgaaaatatttctcgaatcttaaattctacctcaaaactccgactccggtccggcctcactgaaataactgaaatgctaaaaatcaaactactgaactgaaataatgaataattaacttcaaataaatgcatttaaaataatcatgcaatgaagtcaattaaatttaaaaatctaaaattatgcatggcttatacgtctactgatttacgggttctaaaATCCttcctaaaactcctttcttgaaaatttgcggaaaattaaaaatttttctttttaaaagaacttaaatggcctcattcataaaatcactggggaatcaagttcaatgtttaaaataatagcagcggaagaaaataaagctttgccaacaataacaatttaaaaattatccaacgactgataaaaattgtttgcggaataaaataacaactgctgcactgaggtcctcgggtgccactactgccgacccaagctggctcactggtccccgccctcggccctggcctcatcagtacctacaacaatcaagtctagtgagcctaaagactcagcatgcatatatcgcaggtaacgagtaaaaatctgaatttaaaatatgcatggaataaaatatcatgtcctcaggcatgctgaaaataatctgtactgagcaattataatacgtgcgtaactgaactgaaaatcactgtaaaaatatttgctccttggagcctgtactaaaataactgataaaattttctgtcgagattatgttttacgcctgtggccactgcactaagctgaactgatcggtaactggctaccggggaggctgaaactgaactgagctggccggttactggcgaccgggtggtaccatactgaactgatcggtcactggcgaccgtataaaataacactcccacatagtgaatgaaccacaagccatatcgcataaatctcaaaaataatcattttctatttaatgcacgtaaaataattaactggcgtaatgaaaattcctgtaatttttaccaactggattggattggatcgtccccaggctcgctgcaacttaactgtgccatgaaaatatgcaatagcttaaacttgaccaactatgcaatttacgttcaaaagatgcgactatgacgcctaatgacttcgcatttaatcatgactccgagccaacctgaaccgacaccaaaccgacttatagtcatgattaaaatacgctgaaaaattataaagtaatgctcctaaaatgatagggtcgaaatctaggtggaatggaggccaaaacacgaaacgctctttcgagagtcaatttggcacattgcaccgtaaattctcgtacgacctcgaaaatgatccgaatgatgaacggtcaaaaacatgacctttacaactcaatgaggcactgtccagtccaagtccatgggctaaaagccaaccaaaaactcaaacgagccttctaaacgacacagcaacttgctgtaatttccagcagctgtgcaactacaagacttgcgttggtttcgagactatcggccattaggggcgtgaaccaccgaccagagactcttaccaacatcccaaggaatgatttgaaccatggctaagggccctaggccagccacaatccgcatcacaccaaaactcaaccgaagggtccaaccgagagcaacgtgcatgcgtgtgtagtgtttatgctatgatcgatgtctcgtgtcattccaatggccatttgattgaccatggcacgatcaagacatctaggagcatgatatgaaccgtggctaagggccataggccaaccaagatccacaccaagcaaacacaaaccgaaaccatatgctgaacaaaggaagaagccgaatggggaaaggggctgttttgatgttttgattaaaaaccgaggggccatggaccaagccaccaaaagggcgactttgtcatgtcttagacttgctagggaagtgatctaaccatggctataggcccttggggcagccaagatcagatccacaacccttgacacaaaactgaaatttcgaaacacaaatctgcgcctatgggaacttgctgtcattctgaatttccagcaagcatggggctggtttgaatggaccaacatggtcctagtgcatcctactacatgtatataagccgccttgggagcctggggtcgaaccacaacctgaaaccatcaaaactaaaagaaaacgtgaagctgccatgaagagccgaaattctgcatgtgttgtttcaaaatgtttggacatggatctcgatttttgcttgaataaacatgatcatgtactgaaaaataaatgataatatgacttgattgaggtttagaaagaatctagacatgcctggtttcgtttcgaaagaaaacgaacgaaacgacgacgacgcggcacggaggagatggagcgcttcttgtctacctttcttgctctcgatttttcttgccttccctctagctaagactcacgatttttctacactgaaaatggatctgaatgatgaggtatttcggtggtgagggaggggagataagtggttatgaggggtgaggaggatggtgcaagatataaggatcatatcaagaccaagtcttcatgcatttgaattttgaatttgaattgctatcaaatgatatgtgggatggttctagaatgtaagtggccgaaatctctcttgtttctagactaggatatgtccattaattaattaaattgtgctcccaaaaatcctagaattatcctgcaacttacatgcaaagaaatggtcaaaaggttgatgagttggcaattgagttgcctagcaactaaggggccgaaattatgctaataaaattagtgggaagtgatggttatgtagtcaactaataatccttgaaagccttactaatcctttaaataatttagtgagctaaccccttaattaaataacttaaatgagctcatttcttaatcacctcaaataattaaattaaatcctcaaacctcccttactaacttaaatgaacttacttgctagctaaattaacttctgaaaatatttctcgaatcttaaattctacctcaaaactccgactccggtccggcctcactgaaataactgaaatgctaaaaatcaaactactgaactgaaataatgaataattaacttcaaataaatgcatttaaaataatcatttaatgaagtcaattaaatttaaaaatctagaattatgcatggcttatacgtctactgatttacaggTTCTACAGGATCAATATATAAATTTCTCGTCGGAACAAAATAATGCTCCATTTTGGCCGAATCCAACATTAGATACGAGCGCTCGTTGTCCGGATCAGGCCAATAATGATGATATTTGGAGGACTGATTCCGAACCCGATATGTCATACAGCgagtctgaagaagaagaagtgaatGTTGATGATGAAGTGAATAGTTTTAAAAATCCTGATGAGGGGACATCATCTCGACAACCACCACGTGACACATTACAGAGGCAGACCGTACCATTTCTGTCAAACACTTCTGAGATGCcatcatttttcaataaatattttggtgAAGAGCCTCATGATTCTGTCAATGTTCCTTGTGGAGTGCAATCAAGCTATTACAATCCGGATAGAGGTGAATTATGCgtcaatatgttatttaaagatAAGAATGATCTTATTGCATCTATCAAGGATTATTCAGTTAGAGTTGTCAGGCATGAGTACCGTGTCGTGGTTAGCACACGCAGTTTGTGAAAGTTACGTtgtaaaaataattcttctacGGTCATTTGTCGATGGGGACATATAAAGGTCCAGCCATTGTAGTCTTCTCTATACGTGACGCGTTACACAACTCATGGTATAGAAATGCTAAAACTGCAATACCCCAACTATAAGACTTCACGTTATCAATATCTCGTAGCAGTTGCAAAAATATAAGTCTAGCTGACCCTCTTTGGTAGTCAGGGAACATTATTCCTCCAATAATCATTAACGCAACACAATGAGTAAATTTCACAACATCTACTTCTGAAGTTTCATCATTAACAAGGTTAGATATACAATGATCGTGTAGTGCAGTCATAGACAGATGAccacctttcaaatattttgatgCTGGCAAAaatcccaacatatccaaacatATGTTGTCATTCCTCAACTTTATGTGACACATCTACTCAAGTTACTGCTTCACTATCAACTGTTAGACCCCAGATTATTGAAACATCTTGTAATGTCACTGTTGTTTCACCACATGTAAAATGAAACGTGTGTGTCTCTCGTTGCCAACGTTCAACAAGCGCAGTAATCAAATGATTATCAAGAACTTGAGAGCCacattctaaaactccataaaaacccatatgatttaaatatgcgAGTACACGCCTGTGTAAATAATTATCAGTATACAACTTCCAAATCAAATGGTTTGACCTCTTCACTTTGACAATATCATCAACTGTTAACGAAGACACGCTTGATGACATATGTGTCGCTTGTAAATAGAGGACATTGGGATCTTCTGGATTTCGATTATCTACCATTCTGAACTATGCTCTAGATCTTCTCAACTTCGTCAAAAAAATTTTCGGTGAGGAATTGAGAAATCGATGAATGCGAGAATGAGAGAGTAAAGATAAGAGGAGGAAAGAAGAGGAGGGGAGGAACGAAGAAGGAATCGGGTAAGATAAGAATTGGACGAATGGAGGAGGGACGTGTGGCACGTGGAGGATCGTCCGCGCTTACAAAGCGCGGACGGTGCTCCACGTAGGCAGGGTCCGCGCTTACCAAGCGCGGATTGCATTAGTTgtgcaaacatttttttttcaaattatttttgaaataaaatttaaatttaaattatttttaaaaaaaacccaggCACGCTTGTATCATCTTTTACTTTTCATTCACACTATATTGTTGCTGTTATATGTGTATATGCATGAGGGTTCTTTTCGGCTAGACTGAGAAATCTTTTTATGCAAGTTTTGTCATGATTTTTGCATTCGTGTGATGTATCCTCATGTTTTCTTGTATGGTTGCAAGGGACTGCTATTTTTGGGCGTTCTAAGGGCTGCTAAAGGCATTAAGATTGTGTCCTATGGATGGTGTCGAGTTATGGTGCAGATGAGTAAGGAGCTGTGTGATTTATGGTGTTGGTTCGATCGATTTTGGTGTGACTCTGCTTCACTGCTTGCATGGAGCTGTGGCCATGGGTTCAGTAGGTCCAGAGGgatcctagggtggtctagatGAGGTTGGTTAGTGGCTGGTCCCATTGACTAGAGGCTAGGATCGATGGTATGGGAAAGGGGCGTCTAGGGTTTCGAGTTGCGACGCGCATAATTTTTCCAGCAACATAGGGGGTATGGTCGAGATGTTTAGGGGTCTGGTCTTGAGGGTTTTAAGGCTGTAAAGGTGTTTATAAAGTGTGGCAaaaagttgggagaaatttggttaagttttgctTCGATTCgtgttaaaaccgggacctcggtccaagttttaaaacgaatcgattaagtttcgAAATGAGCTCGATTTTATGTCGAAGAAacacttttaaatatgttttgggatgttttaaggagtttggtaaactttgggtcaaaatttagaggtccaggggtaaaacggtcattttgggttttgtaacgccccgaaaattcaaaggtccacgcaaaccacatgcttgcacttattaaattccttgtgtatttcaattaattattttaattgaattaattaattatgttgtgcatattgacatgtttaaaatatatttttctacatggttgcattaaaactgtatttttaaggattattcaagttgcgatcgaagaacggagaccgagggcggaaaaacgtaaaatgtttttattaaataattgtttttaattatttaagtcaagggggatgttttttcttatttttgaaaatatggggtggttttgaggtgatttatacgccgggacgtaatttttatcggtgttggtttttcaacaaaaatgcgaactttttggcaacccagctattaaattcacaaacttattttaaccaaaactattttaatatttaattaaatcctaattatgactaatgggcctaatttttggcttaataggcctaaaaccTTGTTAGTATATAATTAgctatataatatgttaaacaCCTAACCCTACACCACAAATCACACGCCACTTGTGTCCTTTTGCACACACCAAAAATCCTTCAAGAtagaacacacacacacaacaaatTAGAGAAAATTTTTGGTAAAAGCTCAAGggaaattcaagccaaggttcttgtcCGTTCTTCGccaatcgtcaacggtttttcgtgcgttaaaaacgcaaaggcacgctatATTATCTTTTTACTCAtaatcacaccatattatgatttattgcatattttgaatgaaaaattaaGAACCATGATGATTATTTTCGAAGTTGCATGCACATGGGTTTTAAAACTTGAGTTTTGTTTACCAAAAACATGTATTTGTATTgattaaggggctgccatgagtAGGACATGATTAGACATTGTTTTACATGAATATAGAGTCCTAGAAACACACAAAAACATGGAATTTTACGGCTAGGGTTAAAACGgtttttttacacctaaaaattactAAACGTCATgtcagtgccctatttgctgttttatatgctaatatgtttatttcacatgtttatgaatttttatatgttgaaattatgatttttaaatgttcatgaattattaagggttaaattggacatttaaaagatatgttgcatgcttggtttcaaaataaaatgctattatatgcatgtttttattaagtgatggaaatacgacatgttgaaggatgtgaagggattgtgactactgcaTGTtcgaaatatcgtgagggttatggtcccagtgggagcccgacgatcgtgtccttcgatacgaatacgaatacgaatatgttaatacgttggccaaggcccagttgaccggtgagagtgttgctggtgtccc
This window of the Primulina tabacum isolate GXHZ01 chromosome 12, ASM2559414v2, whole genome shotgun sequence genome carries:
- the LOC142520250 gene encoding serine/threonine-protein phosphatase 7 long form homolog codes for the protein MCHIKLRNDNICLDMLGFLPASKYLKGGHLSMTALHDHCISNLVNDETSEVDVVKFTHCVALMIIGGIMFPDYQRGSARLIFLQLLRDIDNVKSYSWGIAVLAFLYHELCNASRIEKTTMAGPLYVPIDK